The Toxoplasma gondii ME49 chromosome XII, whole genome shotgun sequence genome includes a region encoding these proteins:
- a CDS encoding RuvB family 1 protein (encoded by transcript TGME49_219590): protein MEQPLVESAGSAAPAGVPASNATSPAEGRAHSAGIRVQAGSGGLSLQQQQRLAAHSHIKSLGLHADGTAMKTGGGMVGQEKAREAAGLVVDLIKAKKLAGQALLFAGPVGSGKTALAMAIAASLGPEVPFVPLSSSSVYSSEVKKTEVLLEACRKAIALRIREVKEVYEGEVVEVAAEETENPHGGFAKCLSAVIMTLKTVRGMKTLRLAPQIHDAIQKEKVKVGDVIYIEANTGAVKRVGRSDAHSTEFDLEVEEYVPVPKGEVHKRKEVVQVVTLHDLDVANAKPQGGTDIISVMGQFLKPRKTEITEKLRSEINKTVNKYIDQGIAELLPGVLFMDEVHMLDIECFTFLNRILESPLSPIIIFATNRGVCTVRGTDSIEPHGMPVDLLDRLLIVKTAPYTISEVVQVLKIRSQAENVRLSTEALELLGEVGSHTSLRYALQLLEPARILAEVEGHEIVERKHIEDVDALFLDCKSSAQRCAEMRDVLVS from the exons ATGGAGCAGCCGCTCGTGGAGAGCGCCGGCAGTGCGGCGCCCGCCGGCGTCCCCGCGTCGAATGCTACTTCGCCAGCAGAAGGACGCGCCCACTCGGCCGGAATTCGCGTGCAGGCCGGCAGCGGgggtctttctcttcagcagcagcagcggctcGCGGCGCACAGCCACATCAAAAGTTTGGgattgcatgcagacgggACAGCCATGAAGACGGGCGGCGGAATGGTCGGCCAGGAAAAGGCGCGCGAAGCGGCCGGTCTCGTTGTCGACCTCATCAAAGCCAAGAAACTCGCGG GCCAGGCTTTGCTTTTCGCCGGTCCTGTCGGAAGCGGGAAGACGGCGCTCGCAATGGCCATTGCCGCCAGCCTAGGACCCGAGGTGCCATTCGTTCcgctctcgtcgtcttcggtCTACAGCAgcgaagtgaagaagacagaagtcCTCTTGGAGGCATGTCGGAAAGCCATCGCCTTGAG AATTCGTGAGGTCAAGGAAGTCTACGAGGGAGAGGTGGTGGAGGtggctgcagaagaaacagaaaatcCTCATGGAGGTTTTG CGAAGTGCTTGAGCGCAGTCATCATGACGCTGAAGACAGTGAGAGGGATGAAGACTCTCCGGCTTGCGCCGCAAATCCACGACGCAATTCAGAAGGAGAAAGTGAAAGTCGGAGATGTCATTTACATCGAGGCAAATACAG GAGCAGTGAAACGCGTCGGGAGGAGCGACGCACACTCAACTGAATTCGACCTCGAAGTCGAAGAATATGTGCCGGTGCCCAAGGGCGAGGTTcacaaaagaaaagaagtcgTCCAAGTCGTCACCCTCCACGATCTCGATGTCGCAAATGCCAAGCCTCAG GGCGGCACGGACATCATTTCGGTTATGGGACAATTTTTGAAGccgcgaaaaacagagattacagagaaactgagaaGCGAAATCAACAAAACTGTGAACAAGTACATCGACCAGGGAATCGCGGAACTCCTGCCAGGGGTCCTTTTCATGGATGAG GTTCACATGCTGGACATTGAGTGTTTCACCTTCTTGAACCGAATTCTAGAGTCGCCTCTAAGCCCCATCATCATTTTCGCCACAAACAGAGGG GTTTGTACAGTTCGGGGAACAGACTCCATCGAGCCTCACGGGATGCCGGTCGATCTCTTGGATCGCCTCCTCATCGTCAAAACCGCTCCCTACACGATCTCAGAG GTCGTTCAAGTTCTGAAGATCCGTTCACAGGCGGAGAACGTCCGACTCTCGACAGAAGCTCTCGAACTGCTCGGCGAGGTGGGCAGTCACACGTCGCTGCGTTACGCGCTGCAGCTCTTGGAGCCTGCGCGCATTCTCGCCGAAGTTGAGGGCCATGAAAttgtggagagaaaacacatcGAAGACGTAGACGCTCTCTTCCTTGACTGCAAGTCTTCTGCGCAAAGATGTGCGGAAATGCGCGACGTCCTGGTCAGCTAG
- a CDS encoding hypothetical protein (encoded by transcript TGME49_219600) → MARSATPGGSAGPAPVLGHGESPAEKENKSSAMGNEDVSSGGHACSEDTTSAAANLSASDKQTGNSEVGDHPRQGPMRRRKLRKIVDDEGGVNAAVDTADTSATSSEEVFSDYSVFAQISPQDSLGPPSDGSPTTSPSGSVLCPTGPSLGTPDAASSDEFVSGRLPRPLHPLLSCTVLPRTASSLHTPVSGHGGSLTGASLPVRGMPGSSSRPGSLSSATTGGVALGSSAVLSSLRRNLPEGAGSGRGRASVRFTPNLNRVLGSSEPSAKILQEKRTGSADKEPQHTGGTEDRCGRSAPEEGFAWTGMLLSSQKRQEEEALRLRNRAARGEAPQPSLREQVKTKSDATADGARTREQRSNSASDGRKPQGGGGVSSEFCGPPGLSVRPPKNSGDTQGERVSAAKAGSDSDGDTPSAFPQTNRSGKRAGQSDGKGKGPDDGCFDRSGWKREFGEELEWGMQAAGTDGSYLPMTLPFGKKPFPRRSAAAALMAADASEHFTGEDENSACDAPGFASFLLLQLPRLLPPLDKEAMRRQAVGGAPGKQIHSSVSGIPAASVGEKAGSQASGSAGAPLPRASPIVGDPVTLSELPEGAVGRLLVHRSGRVVWCLGGTRESPAETSQRRKQQRKSFPVCPWEAPKSGGGQAGVKQAGKGRAARDSSERRKQKKKHRDWGGRHSGGGACSSGGLRQAKGEATRRGSSADSAEKKRTRLRRETESNSDCSEKGSDEGSFERSPTGGDETLEVEARRRVRRIESSDDEDLESEKERTRAGDSSKPRTISPEKAAVCQVKKESAEANECLEVGGAQRGLESSERIDELRGRHQKDRRKFHKRETEAASGSYYFKIDVGCDCIFKQECAVMLKDTKEFVFLGSCSQRLVVAPHIEKLLHASSAEDTGSSERTRSSTVTM, encoded by the exons ATGGCCCGTTCCGCCACTCCCGGTGGCTCTGCAGGGCCAGCGCCAGTGCTCGGACATGGCGAATCTCCagcggaaaaagaaaacaaaagctCCGCGATGGGAAATGAAGACGTTTCGTCTGGCGGGCATGCCTGCTCCGAGGACACCACGTCTGCCGCGGCAAATTTATCCGCATCCGACAAACAAACCGGAAACTCCGAGGTGGGTGATCATCCCCGGCAGGGTCCGATGCGTCGGAGGAAACTGCGGAAAATCGTTGACGACGAAGGTGGCGTGAATGCAGCGGTCGACACAGCGGACACGAGCGCCACATCGTCAGAGGAAGTCTTTTCTGACTACTCGGTTTTCGCGCAAATTTCTCCGCAAGACTCTCTGGGTCCTCCGTCTGATGGTTCTCCGACGACGTCGCCGAGTGGATCTGTCCTCTGTCCCACTGGGCCGTCTCTCGGCACTCCAGATGCTGCGTCTTCGGACGAATTTGTGTCTGGGCGACTGCCGCGGCCTCTTCACCCACTCCTGAGCTGCACTGTCCTCCCGCGGACTGCTTCGAGTCTACATACACCCGTGAGTGGGCACGGAGGCTCTCTCACCGGAGCGAGTCTCCCAGTGAGAGGCATGCCTGGCTCGAGCTCACGACCAGGGAGTCTTTCTTCGGCGACCACAGGAGGCGTCGCCCTCGGATCGTCCGCCGTGCTGTCGAGTTTGAGGCGCAACCTGCCAGAGGGCGCTGGGAGCGGCCGGGGCAGAGCCTCTGTTCGCTTTACGCCGAACCTAAATCGCGTTCTTGGCTCATCTGAACCTTCTGCAAAAATTCTTCAAGAAAAACGGACTGGCAGTGCGGACAAAGAACCGCAGCACACTGGAGGCACGGAGGACAGGTGCGGTCGTAGTGCTCCAGAAGAAGGTTTTGCGTGGACGGGAATGCTCCTGAGCAGCCAGAAACgacaggaggaggaggcgctTCGCCTGAGAAACCGAGCTGCACGTGGGGAAGCGCCGCAGCCTTCTCTCAGAGAGCAAGTGAAAACCAAGTCCGACGCCACGGCGGACGGTGCAAGGACACGCGAGCAGCGGTCGAACTCCGCTTCTGATGGGAGAAAGCCTCAGGGTGGAGGCGGCGTCAGCTCGGAGTTTTGTGGGCCGCCTGGACTGTCAGTCCGGCCTCCAAAAAACAGTGGAGATACCCAGGGGGAAAGGGTCTCCGCGGCAAAGGCGGGAAGCGACtcagacggagacactccTTCAGCTTTCCCCCAGACGAATCGTAGTGGCAAGCGCGCTGGACAAAGCGACGGAAAAGGCAAGGGGCCAGACGACGGGTGCTTCGACCGCAGCGGCTGGAAACGTGAATTTGGAGAGGAGCTTGAATGGGGAATGCAGGCAGCTGGCACAGACGGCTCGTACCTCCCGATGACTCTGCCTTTCGGCAAG AAGCCGTTTCCTCGAAGGTCCGCGGCAGCAGCTCTGATGGCGGCAGACGCGTCGGAGCACTTCACTGGTGAAGACGAGaactctgcatgcgatgcCCCGGGTttcgcttcgtttctgcttcttcagttgcctcgccttctgccccCTCTGGACAAAGAGGCGATGCGTCGCCAGGCTGTTGGGGGTGCTCCTGGGAAACAGATTCACAGTTCGGTTTCTGGAATTCCGGCCGCCTCCGTGGGTGAAAAGGCAGGAAGCCAAGCTTCGGGATCCGCGGgcgctcctctccctcgagcTTCGCCCATCGTTGGGGACCCTGTGACTCTCAGCGAGCTTCCAGAGGGCGCGGTAGGTCGGCTGTTGGTGCACCGGAGTGGGAGAGTGGTGTGGTGTCTGGGAGGGACTCGCGAGTCGCCAGCAGAGACGTCGCAGCGACGCAAACAGCAGCGAAAGTCCTTTCCCGTGTGTCCCTGGGAGGCGCCGAAGTCGGGGGGGGGACAAGCGGGAGTGAAGCAAGCGGGCAAGGGTAGAGCGGCGCGAGACAGCTCGGAgcgcaggaaacagaagaagaaacacagagactgGGGTGGACGACACTCCGGCGGCGGAGCGTGCTCCTCTGGAGGATTGAGGCAGGCGAAAGGCGAGGCGACAAGGCGGGGTTCCTCCGCGGATTCTgcggaaaagaaacgcacgcgtctgcgtcgagaGACCGAAAGCAACAGCGACTGCTCCGAGAAGGGATCCGACGAAGGGTCTTTCGAGAGAAGTCCAACCGGAGGCGACGAGACGCTAGAAGTGGAGGCGCGACGACGCGTGCGACGGAtcgagagcagcgacgacgaagattTGGAGTCGGAAAAAGAACGAACAAGAGCGGGGGATAGCTCCAAACCGCGCACGATATCGCCTGAGAAGGCCGCCGTGTGtcaagtgaagaaggagtCTGCGGAGGCAAACGAATGTTTGGAAGTGGGAGGCGCGCAAAGGGGGCTAGAGTCGAGCGAACGGATTGACGAGCTGAGGGGACGCCATCAGAAGGACCGGCGAAAGTTTCACAAAAGGGAGACTGAAGCAGCAAGTGGAAGCTACTACTTCAAGATTGATGTTGGCTGCGACTGTATTTTCAAGCAGGAGTGTGCCGTGATGCTGAAAGACACCAAAGAATTTGTTTTTCTGG GAAGCTGTTCGCAGCGACTCGTCGTCGCGCCTCACATTGAAAAATTGCTTCACGCGTCCTCAGCAGAGGACACTGGATCCAGTGAACGCACGAGATCATCGACTGTGACGATGTAG
- a CDS encoding dihydrolipoyllysine-residue succinyltransferase component of oxoglutarate dehydrogenase (encoded by transcript TGME49_219550) produces the protein MPVLAAAAAASRRGLSSLLLPVECRPRFSAGVSSAVQAGKKVCSIKSAFSAVARHRSRPLASLSSLATPSLAFRDARWTSVTSRCFSSAAGAETVVPVPSMGDSITEGSLNEWKKQPGEYVKEGELVAVIDTDKVSVDINAPQAGRIVRFEANAGDTVEVGKPLYVIDPTAQPDPAELAAAAAAAAAPATPVKTEAAKPVSPPEKSSVPQPAPSVSPPKPAPAPKKPASPVVAVQSPGREEKRVPMSRMRQRIAERLKGAQNTAAMLTTFNECDMGALMAMRSELNPAFQERHGVKMGFVSAFMLASAMAMKKVPEVNAFIEGNEIVYKSHVDISVAVATPTGLMVPVVRDCERKSWPELEKELAHLAVKARNNQIALEDMAGGTFTISNGGVYGSMMGTPILNPPQSSILGMHGITKRAVVKNDQVVIRPMMYLALTYDHRLIDGREAVTFLCHIRDYIEDPRLMLLDL, from the exons ATGCCGGTCCTTGCTGCAGCGGCAGCCGCGTCGCGACGGGGG ctctcgTCCCTGCTGCTGCCTGTGGAATGCCGACCGCGTTTCTCCGCCGGCGTCTCAAGCGCAGTGCaagcaggaaagaaagtGTGTTCGATCAAAAGCGCCTTTTCAGCGGTCGCCAGACATAGAAGTcgccctctcgcttctctgtcgtctctcgccACTCCGAGCTTGGCTTTTCGTGATGCTCGCTGGACGTCCGTCacctctcgctgcttct cgtctgcgGCCGGCGCGGAGACGGTTGTTCCGGTCCCGTCCATGGGAGACTCGATTACGGAGGGGAGCTTGAACGAGTGGAAGAAGC AGCCGGGAGAGTACGTCAAAGAAGGGGAACTCGTCGCCGTCATCGATACGGACAAGGTGTCAGTCGACATCAACGCACCGCAGGCGGGCAGAATCGTCAGATTCGAGGCAAACGCAGGAGACACGGTAGAGGTTGGAAAGCCGCTCTACGTGATCGACCCAA ctgcGCAACCTGATCCCGCAGAActcgccgctgctgctgccgctgcagCCGCCCCCGCCACTCCTGTGAAAACGGAAGCAGCGAAACCTGTTTCGCCTCCAGAAAAGTCAAGCGTTCCTCAGCCTGCTCCGAGTGTATCTCCACCGAAGCCGGCGCCGGCGCCCAAGAAGCCTGCAAGCCCCGTCGTCGCTGTGCAGAGTCctggaagagaggaaaagaga GTGCCAATGAGCCGCATGCGTCAGAGGATTGCAGAGCGGCTGAAGGGTGCACAAAACACAGCAGCCATGCTGACGACGTTTAATGAA TGCGACATGGGAGCTCTCATGGCGATGAGAAGCGAATTGAATCCGGCATTCCAGGAACGTCACGGAGTTAAAATGG GCTTTGTCTCGGCCTTCATGCTCGCGAGCGCCATGGCGATGAAGAAGGTTCCAGAGGTCAACGCGT tCATTGAAGGCAACGAGATTGTTTACAAAAGCCATGTGGACATCAGCGTCGCGGTGGCGACTCCGACAGGTTTGATGGTTCCCGTCGTTCGAGACTGCGAGAGGAAATCGTGGCCAGAACTTGAAAAG GAGCTTGCACATCTTGCCGTGAAGGCACGCAACAACCAGATCGCTCTGGAAGACATGGCGGGTGGCACCTTCACCATCTCGAACG GCGGCGTGTACGGCAGCATGATGGGTACTCCCATCTTAAATCCTCCACAGTCTTCGATTCTCG GCATGCACGGCATCACAAAGAGAGCTGTTGTGAAGAACGACCAAGTTGTCATTCGCCCGATGAT GTACCTGGCCCTGACGTACGACCACCGACTCATCGACGGCAGGGAGGCGGTGACATTTTTGTGTCATATTCGCGACTACATCGAGGACCCGCGCTTGATGCTTCTTGACCTCTGA
- a CDS encoding hypothetical protein (encoded by transcript TGME49_219570): MFVPVSDNLRGTPIQQRCMNTNLRCFEKSCHESMSSFFLTLVLNKLLPCCRSLAIGGQASEARAVFHTVNWDLLVSKEYYLLWADNFSCELGGAEWMAVGETHGESVGCSRSRRSPKPFPVFFWAASSPLERTRGWSKRRSSLVLSFCLAYIPLRTASCFQQRAAATPRILFFLP; the protein is encoded by the coding sequence ATGTTTGTTCCCGTATCCGATAACTTAAGAGGAACGCCCATACAGCAGCGGTGTATGAACACGAATCTGCGCTGCTTTGAAAAAAGTTGTCACGAAAGCATGTCTAGTTTTTTTCTCACCCTAGTATTAAACAAGCTTCTTCCATGTTGCCGGTCTCTAGCGATTGGTGGACAAGCAAGTGAAGCGCGAGCCGTGTTCCACACTGTAAACTGGGATTTGTTGGTTTCGAAAGAGTACTATCTTTTATGGGCAGACAACTTTTCCTGCGAGTTGGGCGGGGCGGAATGGATGGCAGTGGGTGAAACCCACGGTGAATCTGTCGGTTGTTCCAGAAGTAGACGCAGTCCAAAGCCtttccctgttttcttttgGGCTGCGAGTAGCCCGCTCGAACGAACGCGCGGATGGTCAAAACGCCGCAGCagtcttgttctctcgttTTGTCTTGCCTACATTCCACTCCGAACAGCATCATGTTTCCAACAACGCGCGGCCGCGACACCACGtattttgttttttctcccgtga
- a CDS encoding hypothetical protein (encoded by transcript TGME49_219620~Signal peptide predicted by SignalP 2.0 HMM (probability 0.997) with cleavage site probability 0.632 at residue 35~Predicted trans-membrane domain (TMHMM2.0):16-39), with product MGGGVWTRSFLLPSKSLYVSFFLLFVAFLFCLTFGLPDVGASDSQFRRPLDMTTHPLSLSRCRSARLSTSKSSMNCASLSPFSVSTEIPTHAPLPSSTCALCPSFLLVPVASPPFATGKLSAGHVEGGRRARRPVHRAFSFAFSQPFASEEHRIRHCCYSAPRSPPGVNKSAISKRIRADDLLIQRGLADTKSQAASLILLGRVAISVRGKARKNRQTKKSTAEGNSTETDATRVCKEEQTSASGVHSREEADELQSAISMLSHSSKEPVAFVPHQDRLKAWHRVISSGRYRILTKAGEVLRLDEADPPSVLLHPQPRFVNRAGEKLEAFLASLSSFSREKRTYAFSSSVPTSSSSAFPASSSPSPACPSDLVSPSLRASKTSDLAKIPVVGRKSPAHEEAEQIQREANTKRKLTAAKGDNSETETEGQTPDERGKERTEPLDVLSERGLEIDLPAVQQREEGSECEKGKGCRENTALQVNVQNFEEEKREKSASGIFSLEGKTVLDVGSSTGGFTDCCLQRGVHKVVCVDVGKGELHATLRSDPRVVAREGVNAR from the exons ATGGGCGGCGGCGTGTGGACCAGATCATTTCTTTTGCCTTCCAAGAGTCTTtacgtttccttcttcttaTTGTTCGTtgcgttcctcttctgtcttacTTTTGGGTTACCCGATGTCGGTGCCTCTGACTCGCAGTTCCGCCGTCCGCTGGACATGACCACCCACCCCCTCTCACTGTCAAGGTGTCGTTCTGCGCGTCTTTCCACGTCGAAATCTTCGATGAATTGCGCCTCACTTAGCCCGTTTTCAGTCTCCACTGAAATCCCGACACATGCGCCTCTTCCTTCATCTACGTGTGCACTTTGCCCTTCGTTTCTACTCGTCCCCGTGGCCTCGCCTCCGTTCGCAACAGGCAAACTGAGCGCGGGACATGTAGAGGGGGGCCGACGCGCCAGGCGCCCGGTTCACCGTGCGTTTtcgtttgcgttttctcaGCCATTCGCCAGCGAAGAACATCGGATAAGACACTGCTGCTATTCGGCTCCTCGGAGTCCTCCAGGCGTCAACAAGTCCGCCATTTCCAAGAGAATCCGGGCAGACGACCTGCTGATCCAGCGAGGCCTTGCCGACACGAAAAGCCAAGCGGCCTCACTTATTCTCCTCGGACGTGTGGCTATATCTGTGCGCGGAAAAGCGCGAAAGAACAGGCAAACGAAGAAATCCACTGCTGAAGGAAACTCGACGGAAACGGACGCGACTCGGGTGTGCAAGGAAGAGCAAACCTCAGCGTCTGGCGTCCACTctcgagaggaagcagatgaACTGCAGAGTGCGATTTCGATGCTGAGCCACTCGTCGAAAGAACCCGTCGCGTTCGTTCCTCACCAAGACCGACTCAAGGCCTGGCATCGCGTGATCTCCAGTG GACGCTACCGAATTCTCACGAAAGCCGGAGAGGTTCTCCGATTAGATGAAGCAGACCCGCCGTCCGTGCTGCTTCATCCGCAGCCTCGTTTCGTCAATCGAGCTGGAGAAAAACTCGAAGCTTTCCTTGccagtctctcctctttctctagagaaaaaagaacctacgcgttttcttcttcggttcctacttcttcctcttctgcatttccagcatcttcttctccgtcgcctgcaTGCCCGTCTGACTtggtctctccttccttgcgTGCTTCAAAGACTTCTGACCTCGCTAAAATCCCCGTGGTTGGGAGGAAATCTCCAGCGcatgaagaagcagagcagatccagagagaggcgaacacGAAGCGGAAACTGACAGCGGCAAAGGGTGACAATTCGGAGACTGAGACCGAAGGACAAACTCCAGAcgaacgaggaaaagagaggacagaacCTCTCGATGTGCTCTCTGAACGAGGACTGGAAATAGACCTCCCAGCTGTGCAGCAGCGggaggaaggcagcgaaTGTGAAAAGGGAAAAGGTTGCCGAGAAAACACGGCTTTGCAAGTAAATGTGCAGAActtcgaagaagagaaacgagaaaagtCCGCTTCGGgaatcttctctctcgagggAAAAACAGTTCTCGATGTTGGATCTTCGACAGGCGGCTTCACAGACTGTTGCCTGCAACG GGGAGTCCACAAAGTCGTTTGTGTCGACGTAGGGAAAggcgaactgcatgcaacgctgCGCTCCGATCCACGCGTGGTGGCCAGGGAAGGCGTCAATGCGCGGTAA
- a CDS encoding hypothetical protein (encoded by transcript TGME49_219610), which translates to MSSDDNRFAHNGLSTNFFEVIHYFKLTHMDDLLVVPQGDTGTAELDDDTVRLSEACVSNWFAPVDDVQEETTTVPDSVRCAGGDEDVSETDKSTCCEDAVVSRGASSPKKRSRFVMRPNEAHFSMPSLQDLPSRSVSGILQWYRAASKELMALHKLTEEGDKKSCETRDASRERPENVAALPNQRALVAHQRQLLIDLASSTAVVFQTK; encoded by the exons ATGTCGAGTGATGATAATCGCTTCGCGCACAATGGTCTGTCGACCAACTTTTTCGAGGTTATCCATTATTTCAAGTTGACGCATATGGACGACCTTCTCGTTGTGCCACAGGGCGATACGGGCACTGCTGAACTCGACGACGACACCGTACGATTATCCGAAGCCTGCGTCTCGAACTGGTTCGCACCGGTCGACGATGTCcaggaggaaacgacgacCGTTCCGGATTCCGTGCGTTGCgcaggaggcgacgaagacgtcTCGGAAACGGACAAGTCCACTTGCTGTGAAGACGCAGTTGTCAGTCGAGGAGCGAGCAGCCCCAAGAAGCGATCGCGCTTTGTGATGCGCCCAAATGAGGCGCACTTCTCTATGCCCAGTCTGCAA GACCTTCCGTCAcggtctgtctcaggaatACTTCAGTGGTACCGAGCAGCCTCCAAAGAACTTATGGCACTGCATAAGCTTACggaggagggagacaaaAAGTCATGTGAGACAAGAGACGCCAGTCGGGAGCGACCAGAAAACGTCGCAGCGTTGCCCAACCAGAGAGCCCTTGTCGCTCACCAGCGACAACTTCTTATTGATCTCGCCTCGAGTACTGCAGTTGTGTTTCAAACTAAATAG